In Symmachiella dynata, the following are encoded in one genomic region:
- a CDS encoding Nramp family divalent metal transporter — MSETPQFSTDDVTELDAGKRKVPKDQMPGVANMPAWNVGELIDAPKFGWRQWTLLLGPGLLMGGSAIGGGEWLMGPLVTAKYGGSLLWLATLSILGQVIYNLEISRYTLYTGEPIFTGKFRMVPGPTFWVFIYLLLDFGSVFPYLAANAATPLAAVILGHIPDPENVVYERHLLKYLGYGIFLAAMIPLVFGGKIYNSLKALMTFKIVTVMGFLIVLGMFYSHTATWVDIFGGFVKFGNLPIRRGEDLNHNGKLDPGEDWDHDGRLDVKEPMLKPLLDSDGDGKPDATDIYETGKPDNMVTIQQGDETVYWPDLDKDGKPDKTVMLDTNNDDVPDTEFPLDADQDGKLDTFVDIDGPNKDGHVTRDGDNVANIFTTLYRGEPMPDIDWSMIAFLSALVAISGSGGLSNTPVSNYTRDQGWGMGHLVGAIPSVVGGQDLELSHEGTVFVVNDESLPRWKRWYKHILRDQLVVWMPACFFGLALPSMLSVQFLPRGAVIDDQWTAAGMTAGAVQDAVGGTLGQLAWFMTLFCGFLVLAPSMATSADGVIRRWVDVFWTSSPRLHKVEPKHIRYVYFAVLTVYATFGMIMLTLGKPVTLLLIATTIFNFALGFSCWHTLWLNLVLLPQQIRPGWFARITLFLSGCFFWTVATISATITLQKFGLL, encoded by the coding sequence ATGTCTGAGACGCCGCAATTCTCCACCGATGACGTGACCGAACTCGATGCCGGCAAAAGAAAAGTCCCCAAAGACCAAATGCCGGGCGTTGCCAATATGCCCGCCTGGAATGTGGGGGAATTGATCGACGCCCCCAAATTCGGTTGGAGGCAGTGGACGTTGTTGCTCGGGCCGGGTTTGCTGATGGGGGGCTCGGCGATCGGTGGCGGCGAGTGGCTGATGGGGCCATTGGTGACTGCGAAATACGGCGGCAGCCTGCTATGGTTAGCGACGCTCAGTATCCTGGGCCAAGTGATCTACAACTTGGAGATCAGCCGTTACACGCTGTATACCGGCGAGCCGATTTTCACCGGCAAATTCCGCATGGTGCCCGGCCCCACGTTTTGGGTCTTCATCTATCTGCTGCTCGATTTTGGCTCGGTGTTTCCCTATCTGGCAGCCAACGCAGCGACACCGCTGGCGGCCGTCATTCTGGGGCATATTCCCGATCCCGAAAACGTCGTCTATGAACGGCATCTTCTCAAGTACTTAGGTTATGGGATTTTTCTGGCAGCCATGATTCCTTTGGTCTTTGGCGGAAAAATCTACAACTCTCTCAAGGCGCTGATGACGTTCAAGATCGTGACCGTGATGGGCTTTTTGATCGTCTTGGGCATGTTCTATTCTCACACCGCCACCTGGGTCGACATCTTCGGCGGCTTTGTCAAATTCGGCAACCTCCCCATCCGTCGCGGAGAAGATCTCAACCACAATGGAAAACTCGACCCCGGCGAAGACTGGGACCACGACGGGCGACTCGACGTCAAGGAACCGATGCTCAAACCGTTGTTGGATTCTGATGGTGATGGAAAACCAGATGCAACGGACATCTATGAAACCGGCAAGCCCGACAACATGGTCACCATCCAACAAGGGGACGAAACGGTCTATTGGCCCGACTTGGACAAGGACGGAAAACCGGATAAGACGGTGATGCTCGACACCAACAACGACGACGTGCCGGATACCGAATTTCCGCTCGATGCGGATCAAGACGGAAAATTGGACACATTTGTTGACATCGACGGGCCGAACAAAGATGGCCACGTGACTCGCGATGGCGACAATGTCGCCAACATTTTCACCACGCTGTATCGCGGCGAACCGATGCCCGATATCGACTGGTCGATGATCGCGTTTCTGTCGGCGCTGGTGGCGATTTCCGGTTCGGGTGGACTGTCGAACACTCCGGTCAGCAATTACACCCGCGACCAAGGTTGGGGCATGGGGCACCTTGTCGGCGCTATTCCCAGCGTGGTCGGCGGCCAGGACCTGGAACTCTCGCACGAGGGAACCGTCTTTGTCGTCAACGACGAAAGCCTGCCTCGCTGGAAGCGTTGGTACAAACACATTCTCCGCGACCAACTCGTCGTCTGGATGCCGGCATGCTTCTTTGGGTTGGCACTGCCCAGTATGCTCTCGGTACAATTTCTACCGCGGGGCGCCGTCATCGACGACCAATGGACGGCCGCCGGGATGACCGCCGGAGCTGTGCAGGACGCGGTCGGCGGCACGCTGGGGCAATTGGCTTGGTTTATGACGCTGTTCTGCGGATTTCTGGTATTGGCGCCCAGCATGGCCACCTCAGCGGATGGTGTGATTCGCCGCTGGGTCGATGTCTTCTGGACCTCCAGTCCGCGACTTCACAAAGTCGAACCCAAGCATATCCGTTACGTCTATTTTGCTGTGCTTACGGTGTATGCGACCTTCGGAATGATCATGTTGACCCTCGGCAAACCAGTCACGCTGTTGTTGATCGCGACGACGATCTTCAACTTCGCTTTAGGTTTCAGTTGTTGGCACACCTTGTGGTTGAACCTGGTGCTGTTACCCCAACAAATCCGTCCCGGTTGGTTCGCCCGCATCACGTTGTTCTTGTCGGGCTGTTTCTTCTGGACGGTCGCCACCATCTCCGCCACGATCACCCTACAAAAGTTTGGCTTGTTGTAG
- a CDS encoding N-acyl amino acid synthase FeeM domain-containing protein — protein MVEKTLPKLRGFPRWTRFSTGAVMVAPAEATMNIAADVPVAPLKEISYRIASTQYERRAAFNLVYEAYVETGLIEPNDFEMRVTPYHLLPTTNVFIAVYQNEVIGTVSLIGDGELGLPMDCIYDREVNGLRDRGYSLGEVSCLAHRRQQVKQTLPLFVQMTRLMAQHSRQNGMDQFLIAVHPRHAQFYMRFMGFEQIGSQKSFPSVRNNPAVACALNFPRIDVERPACYSQFFGTAIPREELQSTPMNALEVEEFADAALEGGLTIPSLMC, from the coding sequence ATGGTTGAAAAGACTTTACCCAAACTTCGTGGTTTCCCACGATGGACTAGATTTTCAACTGGAGCAGTCATGGTAGCCCCGGCCGAAGCAACTATGAACATTGCGGCCGATGTACCCGTTGCGCCTCTCAAGGAGATCTCGTATCGTATTGCGAGTACTCAATATGAGCGCAGGGCGGCCTTCAATCTGGTTTACGAAGCGTATGTCGAAACGGGTTTGATTGAACCCAACGATTTCGAAATGCGCGTGACACCGTACCATTTGTTGCCGACGACCAATGTTTTCATAGCGGTTTACCAGAACGAAGTCATCGGCACGGTCAGTTTGATCGGCGACGGTGAACTCGGTCTGCCGATGGATTGCATCTATGATCGAGAAGTCAACGGCCTGCGGGACCGCGGGTATTCGCTGGGCGAGGTCTCTTGTCTGGCGCACCGGCGTCAACAAGTGAAGCAGACATTGCCGTTGTTTGTGCAGATGACCCGGCTGATGGCTCAACATTCTCGCCAAAATGGCATGGATCAGTTTCTGATTGCCGTCCACCCCCGTCATGCTCAGTTTTACATGCGGTTTATGGGATTCGAGCAAATCGGCAGCCAAAAATCCTTTCCTTCGGTGCGAAATAATCCGGCTGTGGCGTGTGCCTTGAATTTCCCTCGTATTGATGTGGAACGGCCTGCCTGCTATAGCCAGTTCTTTGGGACAGCTATTCCCAGGGAAGAACTGCAGTCGACACCGATGAACGCCCTTGAGGTTGAAGAATTTGCTGATGCCGCACTGGAAGGCGGCTTAACTATCCCCAGTCTGATGTGTTAA
- a CDS encoding universal stress protein, whose protein sequence is MINLKRILVATDFSEHSNVAVKYATALAQAFDSEVILCHVVEAPDLISQIPPTGEGYFPPNFQEQQRKAAEEECAKIITDSGIKNGRSLIVEGSAFFEVIRAAKAEDVDLIIVGTHGRGAIAHVLLGSVAEKIVRKAPCPVLTVREGEHEFVLP, encoded by the coding sequence ATGATTAACCTCAAACGTATTCTCGTGGCGACTGACTTTAGCGAACACTCCAACGTCGCCGTCAAGTACGCCACCGCATTAGCACAGGCCTTTGACAGCGAAGTGATTCTGTGCCACGTCGTCGAGGCGCCCGATTTGATTTCGCAAATCCCGCCAACCGGCGAAGGCTATTTTCCGCCGAACTTCCAAGAACAACAGCGGAAAGCGGCGGAGGAAGAATGCGCCAAAATCATCACCGACTCCGGCATCAAAAACGGCCGGTCGTTGATTGTGGAAGGGAGCGCCTTCTTCGAGGTGATCCGAGCTGCCAAAGCCGAAGACGTGGATCTGATCATCGTTGGGACACACGGTCGCGGCGCGATCGCACATGTGCTGCTCGGTTCGGTGGCGGAAAAAATCGTCCGCAAAGCCCCGTGTCCGGTCTTGACCGTCCGCGAGGGAGAACACGAGTTCGTCCTGCCCTAA
- a CDS encoding fatty acid desaturase family protein, with product MSTTTNDDQATQLAETHELAATEMQEILSGQTQTRGETDAVSPGEIRLTDEFRQRLRELSKLTPGRGLAAIACDWAMIAACFTAAIMFPHPLVWVGCAILIAARQHALLIIMHDASHFRIVSSRRWNDRLSNWLLAWPVLVSTEGYRANHLAHHSHLNTDDDPDWTRKEGKPEWEFPKTRWALAKLLARDLCGGGFLDMLKAIGDLSSQKPKADEAKPRPWGKLCYYVLLATAVTVTGMWVPVLLLWYLPAFTILPVILRLRSIAEHFGLEGEHDLNMSRNFAAGPVERLLFAPHNVGYHLDHHLFPSVPYYNLPQLHAALLKHPEYADHAHQNDSLLGLRGKSVLNDVLPA from the coding sequence ATGTCCACAACCACGAACGACGATCAAGCAACACAACTGGCAGAAACGCACGAGCTTGCCGCGACTGAGATGCAGGAAATCCTCTCCGGTCAAACGCAAACCCGCGGCGAGACAGACGCCGTCTCGCCGGGAGAAATCCGCCTTACGGATGAGTTTCGCCAGCGCCTGCGCGAATTGTCAAAACTCACTCCCGGGCGAGGCCTAGCGGCGATCGCTTGTGACTGGGCAATGATCGCCGCCTGCTTTACGGCAGCAATCATGTTTCCACATCCATTGGTATGGGTTGGCTGCGCGATTCTGATTGCGGCGCGACAGCATGCGTTGTTGATCATCATGCATGATGCATCGCATTTTCGTATTGTTTCCAGCCGCCGTTGGAATGACCGACTGAGCAATTGGTTGTTGGCCTGGCCGGTGTTGGTTTCGACCGAAGGGTACCGGGCCAACCACTTGGCGCATCACAGTCATCTGAACACCGACGACGACCCGGACTGGACTCGCAAAGAAGGCAAACCGGAATGGGAGTTTCCCAAGACCCGTTGGGCATTGGCCAAATTGCTGGCGCGCGATCTGTGCGGCGGCGGATTTTTGGACATGCTCAAAGCCATCGGTGATCTCTCCAGCCAAAAGCCCAAAGCGGACGAAGCTAAGCCGCGCCCCTGGGGCAAGTTGTGCTATTACGTCTTGTTGGCCACAGCTGTGACGGTCACCGGCATGTGGGTGCCCGTGCTGTTGTTGTGGTACCTGCCGGCCTTTACGATTCTGCCCGTGATTTTGCGATTGCGGAGTATCGCTGAGCATTTTGGGTTGGAAGGTGAACATGATTTGAACATGTCACGCAACTTCGCCGCAGGACCGGTGGAGCGATTGTTATTCGCGCCGCACAATGTGGGCTACCACCTGGACCACCATTTGTTCCCGTCGGTGCCGTATTACAATCTCCCGCAGTTGCATGCCGCACTGCTGAAGCATCCCGAATACGCCGACCACGCGCATCAAAACGATTCACTGCTGGGCTTGCGAGGCAAGAGCGTACTGAATGACGTCTTGCCTGCTTAA
- a CDS encoding ABC transporter ATP-binding protein, translating to MTDHVILSRGIEKTYRSGAIKTTVLHGIDLEVMRGECVFLVGPSGSGKTTLLSILGCILSPDSGTLQILDQDVSRLNAKQQARFRRENIGFVFQRFHLFDGLRAWENVKVALDLLGYPSRLAQSESRRLLDLVGLSDRADHRSTQLSMGQRQRVALARALAGDPDLILADEPTASLDAESGASAMKTLNTLAKSLGKTVVVVTHDSRIFSMADRILHLVDGRINESTTEQKARTTNFAGQTVSANDIR from the coding sequence GTGACTGACCACGTCATCCTATCTCGCGGTATTGAAAAGACCTATCGGTCCGGGGCGATCAAAACGACCGTCCTGCACGGGATCGACTTGGAGGTCATGCGCGGAGAGTGTGTATTTTTGGTCGGTCCCTCGGGAAGCGGGAAGACGACGCTGTTGTCGATCCTGGGATGTATATTATCTCCCGACAGCGGCACGTTACAGATCTTGGATCAGGATGTCAGTCGCCTGAATGCGAAACAGCAGGCGCGGTTTCGTCGCGAAAACATTGGATTTGTCTTTCAACGGTTTCATCTGTTTGACGGTCTGCGGGCTTGGGAAAACGTGAAGGTGGCGTTGGACCTGTTGGGATACCCCTCCCGATTGGCGCAATCCGAATCGCGGCGGCTGTTGGATTTGGTCGGCCTGTCGGATCGGGCGGATCATCGTTCGACACAATTGAGCATGGGCCAACGACAGCGGGTTGCCTTGGCGCGGGCTTTGGCCGGCGATCCCGATTTGATTTTGGCGGACGAACCGACCGCTTCGCTGGATGCCGAATCGGGCGCAAGTGCGATGAAGACATTGAACACGCTGGCCAAGTCATTGGGGAAAACGGTCGTCGTAGTCACGCACGACTCGCGGATTTTTTCGATGGCCGACCGAATTTTACATCTGGTCGACGGCCGGATTAACGAATCGACAACCGAACAAAAAGCACGCACGACAAACTTTGCCGGGCAAACGGTATCGGCGAATGATATCCGGTGA
- a CDS encoding ThiF family adenylyltransferase, whose protein sequence is MSAATQAIPITDATQPWSYDEAFSRHSGLISPEQQQKLRNSCVAIAGMGGVGGSHLATLARLGITRFRIADPDHYDVANTNRQYGAKASTVGEPKVEVMSKIARDINPEIEIDAWHRPLALDNCHEFLDGVDVLLDGMDLLKTDVRRTVFKVAAEQGTHVVTAGPFGFSIGWMVFEPGGIGFDDYFDMHDGQTPFEQMLNFIGGLTPDTLYLKYMDVTKEQFTDKSIPSLGLACQMCAGVAATEVTKILIGVGRVKAAPYYFQFDALLQKFRHGKLRGGNRHPKQRLKLWLAKRQFRKMGLLD, encoded by the coding sequence ATGTCCGCAGCCACTCAAGCGATCCCGATCACCGATGCGACGCAACCTTGGTCATATGACGAAGCGTTTTCGCGGCATAGCGGATTGATCTCGCCCGAACAGCAACAAAAGCTCAGAAACAGTTGTGTGGCAATTGCCGGCATGGGGGGCGTGGGAGGGAGCCATCTAGCGACCTTGGCGCGATTGGGGATCACGCGGTTTCGTATCGCCGATCCCGATCATTACGACGTGGCCAACACCAACCGGCAATACGGCGCCAAGGCTTCGACTGTAGGAGAACCGAAGGTCGAGGTCATGTCGAAAATCGCTCGTGACATCAATCCGGAAATCGAAATCGACGCCTGGCATCGCCCGCTCGCCTTGGACAACTGTCACGAATTCCTGGACGGCGTGGATGTGCTGCTCGACGGCATGGACCTATTGAAAACCGACGTCCGACGGACGGTGTTCAAAGTCGCGGCCGAACAAGGAACACATGTGGTCACCGCCGGTCCCTTTGGATTCAGCATCGGTTGGATGGTGTTTGAACCGGGCGGCATTGGCTTTGACGACTATTTTGACATGCATGACGGGCAAACGCCGTTTGAGCAGATGTTGAATTTCATCGGCGGGTTGACGCCCGATACGCTGTACCTGAAATACATGGACGTCACCAAAGAACAATTTACGGATAAATCGATTCCCTCGCTGGGACTGGCCTGTCAAATGTGCGCGGGCGTGGCGGCGACGGAAGTGACAAAAATTTTGATCGGTGTGGGACGGGTCAAGGCGGCTCCCTACTATTTCCAATTCGATGCATTGCTGCAGAAGTTCCGGCATGGCAAGCTTCGCGGCGGCAATCGCCATCCTAAACAACGGCTCAAGCTGTGGCTCGCGAAACGTCAGTTTCGCAAAATGGGCCTACTGGATTAA
- a CDS encoding patatin-like phospholipase family protein — protein sequence MELNVCMLGGGTRLAAHLGSLKGIDEHGGRIRGWAGASAGSLVASVLAAGFSHDEAVDLMRDTDYRQFLDFRPLGIVRGYGLCAGRRFEQWLDSFLEGRRFCDLQHPLSVVCTDIQTGEPFIFSNQTTPETKVATSVRCSIGIPGIFAVRRMQGAILIDGSLAAIDDELLFPGSPHETVTIRLVRNQVARLARSKQFGLKTYVQRVAGMLLDAADEPSISGDQWRRTLLVRTGAHSSVNFDLSVQERAELYAMGYEQSRNFLDLSGTEVRKKSAAQPAATKDYRDLEELAEDAVRLACDTSRTVRLPTADGPLPTPEKKREQIPHNPYTTMTGFGFDAL from the coding sequence ATGGAATTAAATGTATGCATGTTAGGTGGCGGCACGCGATTGGCGGCCCATCTCGGCAGCTTGAAAGGGATCGACGAGCATGGCGGTCGCATTCGCGGCTGGGCCGGTGCGTCGGCAGGTAGCTTGGTTGCTTCCGTCCTGGCTGCTGGATTTTCGCATGACGAGGCGGTCGATCTCATGCGGGATACCGACTATCGCCAATTTTTAGATTTCCGGCCGTTGGGTATCGTCCGTGGTTATGGATTATGCGCCGGACGCCGTTTCGAACAATGGCTGGATAGCTTTTTAGAAGGTCGGCGTTTTTGTGATTTGCAGCACCCGTTGTCTGTGGTTTGCACCGACATTCAAACGGGCGAACCGTTCATTTTCTCGAATCAAACGACACCCGAAACAAAAGTGGCTACGAGTGTGCGGTGTTCGATCGGAATTCCAGGCATCTTTGCCGTGCGCCGCATGCAGGGTGCGATTTTGATCGACGGGTCGTTGGCAGCCATCGACGATGAGTTGTTGTTTCCCGGCAGTCCGCACGAGACGGTGACCATTCGGCTGGTGCGAAATCAAGTCGCCCGACTCGCACGCTCCAAGCAATTTGGACTCAAGACCTATGTACAACGCGTAGCGGGAATGTTGTTGGACGCCGCCGATGAACCGAGCATCTCCGGCGATCAATGGCGGCGGACCTTGTTGGTCCGCACCGGCGCACATTCGTCGGTGAACTTTGATCTTTCAGTCCAAGAGCGAGCGGAATTGTACGCGATGGGCTACGAACAGTCTCGGAACTTTCTCGACCTGTCGGGAACTGAAGTCCGGAAGAAGTCGGCCGCCCAACCGGCCGCGACAAAGGATTATCGCGATCTTGAGGAATTGGCCGAAGATGCGGTTCGATTGGCGTGTGATACGTCACGGACGGTCCGATTGCCAACCGCAGACGGTCCGTTGCCCACACCGGAAAAGAAGCGGGAACAGATTCCTCACAACCCTTATACAACGATGACAGGATTCGGATTCGATGCCCTGTAG
- a CDS encoding ABC transporter permease produces the protein MISFALKILLSNRGKLITALTGVIFSLVLVNVQGGLYLGLIHKASLLVDHTDADIWVGKHLVENVDLANDIPVEWLNRIRGLEGVALADPYIVQPSIATLPDGGFETLMIIGIDPLSKIGAAWNVDEGGETYVYRPDSITIDRLDARKLGYAQIGDIVEISGHRAKITGFTDGVIGFMTTPYVFTNIDSARQYAQIREGYCSYFLIQAADGVNLNELSEEIRHLVPSANVYTAAQFRKISQDYWMHRTGIGISFGMATVLGLLVGLLMVAQSLYALALDHVNDFATLKAIGAENGQILQVVLVQSCTIAVVGTLIGMGIVWVAETYCSTPLAPIEIPMILRVAGIGLVATICLVASVLPFQRLRRIDPAIVLQG, from the coding sequence ATGATTTCTTTTGCCCTAAAAATTCTGCTTTCGAATCGCGGAAAACTAATCACAGCTCTAACGGGAGTCATTTTCTCGCTAGTCTTGGTTAATGTTCAGGGCGGGTTGTATCTCGGGCTGATCCATAAAGCCAGTTTGCTGGTGGATCACACCGACGCCGATATCTGGGTGGGCAAGCACTTGGTCGAGAACGTCGACCTGGCCAACGACATTCCGGTCGAATGGCTCAATCGCATCCGCGGACTTGAGGGTGTTGCCCTAGCAGACCCCTATATCGTCCAGCCGAGTATTGCGACGCTCCCCGATGGCGGTTTCGAAACGCTGATGATTATCGGCATCGACCCGCTTTCTAAGATAGGAGCTGCGTGGAATGTTGACGAAGGCGGCGAGACATATGTCTACCGTCCCGATTCGATCACCATCGACCGACTCGATGCCCGCAAATTGGGGTATGCACAAATCGGCGACATTGTTGAAATTAGCGGCCATCGGGCAAAGATCACCGGGTTTACCGATGGCGTGATCGGTTTCATGACCACGCCCTACGTATTCACCAACATCGATTCCGCACGACAGTACGCCCAAATCCGTGAGGGTTATTGCTCGTACTTTTTGATTCAAGCCGCTGACGGTGTGAATCTCAATGAGCTGAGCGAAGAGATCCGGCATCTCGTGCCGAGTGCGAACGTATATACAGCGGCCCAGTTCCGCAAGATTTCTCAAGATTATTGGATGCACCGCACCGGAATTGGTATTAGTTTTGGTATGGCAACGGTCCTGGGGTTGTTAGTGGGACTGTTGATGGTGGCCCAAAGTTTGTATGCGCTCGCATTGGATCACGTCAACGATTTCGCGACGCTCAAAGCGATCGGTGCGGAGAACGGTCAGATTTTACAAGTGGTGTTGGTCCAGTCCTGTACGATTGCCGTGGTGGGCACGTTGATCGGCATGGGGATTGTGTGGGTGGCGGAGACGTATTGCTCCACGCCGCTGGCACCGATCGAAATTCCCATGATTTTGCGAGTAGCGGGGATTGGACTGGTCGCGACAATTTGCCTCGTGGCCTCTGTGTTGCCCTTCCAACGTTTACGTCGGATTGATCCGGCCATTGTACTTCAAGGATAA
- a CDS encoding HlyD family secretion protein translates to MRWLLLIVLPMGIGAFVAMTSPEKMPWLHNWSVGAAPAPEKRETPAVSVNKRPLIFASGIIEGAQRDVPLRFEIAGRLAKVNVNEGQQVKQGEVLAVLGTETLKKQLEFAQAKLALAKSERTRLSNGERPETIEVAKNALVKIRVQLETAKQGYQRGLELQKKNAITAEAFEERRSAYQAALAEQQLENSRIKEIEAPAREDDLIIADAKIAQAEAELGVAQTELKKAELVAPTDGIILRVGREPGQMVGPQDLQPLLVMVDASQMRTRAYVEELDALAVKPGQHAYVTADGDPETKFHGKVVSCSPLMVPKKYMSNEPGERIDVKVREVVIVLDEQNTLVVGLPVDVFIETGEDQEPEASESKSAAPEVVTTDNAKKQEQRN, encoded by the coding sequence ATGCGGTGGTTATTATTAATCGTTCTCCCGATGGGCATCGGCGCTTTCGTGGCGATGACCTCGCCTGAGAAAATGCCGTGGCTGCACAATTGGTCAGTGGGTGCAGCGCCCGCGCCAGAAAAAAGAGAAACACCGGCCGTTTCGGTCAACAAACGGCCGCTAATCTTTGCCAGCGGTATCATCGAAGGGGCGCAGCGTGATGTCCCCTTGCGGTTCGAAATTGCCGGACGTTTGGCGAAGGTCAATGTCAACGAAGGCCAACAAGTCAAACAGGGAGAGGTGTTGGCCGTATTGGGTACGGAAACCTTAAAAAAACAACTCGAGTTCGCGCAGGCCAAATTGGCCCTGGCCAAAAGTGAACGGACCCGCCTTTCCAACGGCGAACGGCCCGAGACGATTGAGGTCGCTAAAAACGCGCTCGTCAAAATTCGCGTGCAGTTGGAAACCGCCAAGCAAGGGTATCAACGCGGTTTGGAACTGCAAAAGAAAAACGCCATTACGGCCGAGGCTTTCGAAGAACGCCGATCAGCCTATCAAGCGGCCCTTGCGGAACAGCAATTGGAAAACTCGCGGATCAAGGAAATCGAAGCTCCCGCTCGGGAGGACGATTTGATTATTGCCGACGCTAAAATCGCCCAGGCCGAAGCAGAATTGGGTGTCGCTCAAACCGAATTGAAAAAGGCGGAATTAGTCGCTCCCACAGACGGGATCATTCTCCGCGTGGGCCGCGAGCCGGGACAGATGGTCGGCCCTCAAGACTTGCAGCCATTGCTGGTCATGGTCGATGCGTCGCAAATGCGGACGCGGGCTTACGTGGAAGAATTGGATGCACTAGCTGTCAAACCGGGCCAGCACGCCTACGTAACGGCCGATGGTGATCCCGAGACAAAATTTCACGGCAAGGTGGTTTCCTGTTCGCCGTTGATGGTTCCCAAGAAATATATGAGCAACGAACCGGGCGAGCGTATCGACGTGAAGGTGCGTGAAGTTGTCATCGTGCTGGACGAGCAAAACACGCTGGTCGTCGGTTTGCCGGTTGATGTGTTTATCGAAACGGGTGAAGACCAGGAACCGGAAGCTTCGGAAAGCAAATCCGCTGCTCCGGAAGTCGTCACCACCGATAACGCAAAGAAACAAGAACAACGAAATTAA
- a CDS encoding class I SAM-dependent methyltransferase, whose product MYEVDSNTASLAASSASPSVRRVARAFNTPSWWYDIRGMFLVTFAYNSTIWKQVSFFEGNLSESHLEVPIGNGSVLDMCLKYRRLRKRPTPGVIAIDVSSAMIESATKAFRKRENVTVQYGDVGKLDFSDGQFQTVNIANGFHCFPDPGLALDEISRVLAPGGVATANVLLNPRGLAPLRWFANRINGWAMRKGILISPFDADQARTLFTEHGFEIIGDEVRGNTLYLTVKKPAA is encoded by the coding sequence ATGTACGAAGTCGACTCCAACACAGCCTCATTAGCCGCGTCCTCCGCTTCCCCGTCAGTCCGTCGGGTAGCGCGGGCATTCAACACGCCGTCGTGGTGGTACGACATCCGCGGCATGTTTCTGGTGACGTTCGCCTACAACTCGACGATCTGGAAACAGGTCTCGTTTTTCGAAGGCAACTTGTCGGAGAGTCATCTGGAAGTTCCGATCGGCAACGGCAGCGTGCTTGATATGTGCCTAAAGTACCGTCGGTTACGTAAACGGCCGACTCCCGGCGTGATTGCTATCGACGTTTCGTCTGCGATGATCGAATCGGCGACCAAGGCGTTCCGCAAGAGGGAGAACGTCACGGTGCAATACGGCGATGTAGGAAAACTCGATTTCAGCGACGGACAATTCCAGACGGTCAATATTGCCAACGGTTTCCACTGCTTTCCCGATCCCGGTTTGGCGCTGGATGAAATTTCACGCGTGCTGGCGCCCGGGGGCGTGGCGACGGCGAATGTTCTATTAAATCCCCGCGGATTGGCGCCGCTGCGTTGGTTTGCGAATCGGATCAATGGTTGGGCAATGCGGAAGGGAATTCTGATCAGTCCCTTTGATGCTGACCAGGCTCGCACGTTATTCACAGAACACGGATTTGAAATCATTGGCGATGAGGTCCGGGGCAATACGTTGTATTTGACGGTGAAAAAACCAGCGGCTTAA